One genomic segment of Nonomuraea coxensis DSM 45129 includes these proteins:
- a CDS encoding TetR/AcrR family transcriptional regulator: MGSTTRGRIDKRQAILEGAFTVFARQGYAQACVQEIAAEAGVAKPTVYNHLTDKATLFRHAMEESARTALEERLAALEPLARPGDDLAATLTDVGHALLRLHTGGRWCALRRLLHAEIAHFPDLLEIIDRYGPDRLDQALADRLARLALAGRLRAADPDLAAEQFTSLLLGPLEARTRLGTRTLEDTELRELAEAAVRTFLAAWG, from the coding sequence ATGGGCAGCACCACGCGAGGCCGGATCGACAAACGCCAGGCGATCCTGGAGGGGGCGTTCACGGTGTTCGCCCGTCAGGGCTACGCGCAGGCGTGCGTCCAGGAGATCGCCGCCGAGGCGGGCGTGGCCAAGCCGACGGTCTACAACCACCTCACCGACAAGGCCACGCTGTTCAGGCACGCGATGGAGGAGAGCGCCCGCACGGCGCTGGAGGAGCGGCTGGCCGCGCTGGAGCCGCTGGCGCGTCCCGGCGACGACCTCGCCGCCACGCTCACGGACGTCGGGCACGCGCTGCTGCGCCTGCACACCGGCGGCCGCTGGTGCGCGCTGCGCCGCCTCCTCCACGCCGAGATCGCCCACTTCCCCGACCTGCTGGAGATCATCGACCGGTACGGCCCCGACCGGCTCGACCAGGCGCTCGCCGACCGGCTGGCCAGGCTCGCGCTCGCCGGCCGGCTGCGCGCCGCCGATCCCGACCTGGCCGCCGAGCAGTTCACGTCCCTGCTGCTCGGGCCCCTGGAGGCCAGGACCAGGCTCGGCACCCGCACCCTGGAGGACACCGAGCTGCGCGAGCTGGCCGAGGCGGCCGTACGGACGTTCCTCGCCGCTTGGGGGTGA